In a genomic window of Gossypium arboreum isolate Shixiya-1 chromosome 9, ASM2569848v2, whole genome shotgun sequence:
- the LOC108455534 gene encoding uncharacterized protein LOC108455534, producing MESNALNGRMAHWQILLFEFDIVYVNQKAVKGSAIADFLASRAPEDYEPLSFDFPNEDLMYVATMEEDSQEGHPWKLNFDGASNAVGNRIGAVLVSLNRYYYPCTSEWETRDPKLINYRRLVLELIEKFNDITFCYLPRDENQMANALATLASMIKVNKQEDVKPIQMSIYEAPAHCCNIEEEEEKDNHPWY from the exons atggagtcaaatgcTTTGAACGGAAGAATGGCTCATTGGCAAATTTTACTTTTTGAGTTTGACATAGTCTACGTGAACCAAAAGGCTGTAaaggggagtgcaatagcagattttctggccagtagagctcCAGAAGATTATGAGCCACTAAGCTTTGATTTCCCGAATGAGGATCTAATGTACGTTGCAACCATGGAAGAAGACTCCCAAGAAGGACACCCTTGGAAGCTGAATTTTGACGGAGCTTCCAATGCTGTGGGGAATAGAATCGGGGCAGTTTTGGTATCCCTAAACAGATATTATTATCCTTGTACca gtgaatgggagacaagagaccctaaGTTGATCAATTACCGAAGGCTGGTTCTTGAGTTAATCGAGAAGTTTAACGATATCACTTTCTGCTACCTTCCacgagatgaaaaccagatggctAATGCCTTGGCAaccttagcttctatgatcaaagtAAATAAACAAGAGGATGTGAAGCCTATCCAAATGAGTATTTACGAGGCTCCGGCTCATTGCTGcaacatcgaagaagaagaagagaaagataATCATCCTTGGTATTAG